Within the Roseicitreum antarcticum genome, the region AAAGTCACGCGCGCCCTGTCAAAGGGTTGGGTGCTGTATGGTGACCCGTCCTATGCGTTTGACGCGGCCAATGGCGTCATGCGCTGCGCACAGGCGGTCACGAAGGAGACGCCGGGCGACTATGACCCGGATGTGAAGCTGGGGGATCTCTAGCGCATGGCGAAGACCAATCCGGGCCGGTTCTTCGAGGATTACCGCGTGGGCGAGACCCTGATCCACGCGGTGCCGCGCACCGTAAAGATGGGCGAGCGCGCGCTTTACCACATGCTCTACCCGGCGCGGCATGCGCTCTATTCTTCGGATGTCTTCGCGCAATCATGCGGGCTGCCGTTCAGCCCGTTGGAAGAACTGATCGGGTTTCATGTCGTCTTCGGCAAAACTGTACCGGATGTGTCGCTGAACGCAGTGGCCAATCTGGGCTACGCGCAGGGAAGGTTCGTCACGCCAGTCTGGCCCGGAGACACCCTGCGCGCGGTGTCAGAGGTGATCGGCGTGAAGGAGAATTCCAACGGGAAAACCGGCGTGATCTATGTGCGCACCCGGGGCCTCAACCAGCATGATGAACTGCTGGTCGATTATGTGCGCTGGGTGATGGTGCGCAAACGCGATCTGTCAGCCCCTGCCCCAGCCACCGTGGTGCCAGATCTGGCGGCGGCGGTCGAGGCCGCCGATCTGGTCGTGCCACGCGGTCTTGATTTCAGCCGCTATGACTTCGCCCTTGCCGGAGAGCCGCACCGCTGGGGCGATTATGCAGTAGGGGAACGCATCGACCATGTGGACGGCGTGACGGTTGAACAAGCCGAGCACATGCAGGCGACCCGGCTGTGGCAGAACACCGCGAAGGTGCATTTTGACGCGACCGCGCGGCCCGACGGGCAGCGGCTGGTTTACGGCGGGCATGTCATCTCGCTGGCACGCGCGCTGTCGTTCAACGGTTTGGCCAATGCGCAGATGATCGTCGCGATCAACGCGGGCGCCCATGCCAACCCCTGCTTTGCCGGGGACACCGTGCGCGCCTGGTCCGAGGTGCTGGACCGCGCGGACACCGCTGCCCCGGGCGTGGGCGCGCTGCGGCTGCGGCTGGTGGCAACCAAGGGCGACGCGCCGCCGTTTGCGCTGCGCGATGAGGCCGGAAAATACCGCCCCGAGGTGTTGCTGGATCTGGATTACTGGGCGCTGATACCAATGTGATCACAAGCAACACGCCCTGGCCCGGCAACCAAAGAACCCAACGCCAGCCACGGCCTGCAATCCAGAATGCGGGCGCGTATCTGCTGCCCCCTGAACCCGCCGAACCGATCCGGTGCCATGCCCGAGTCTTGCAGCGCTGAACTTCTGCCTGATGCAAGGCCTCACCGCGTGATCTGTGATCACAATAATTAGGGGCGTGATCACGAAAGCAAAAAACTATCGGGTTTTATCAAAAAACTCGCCGATTTGGCGCTTGTCATGCGCTCACATCGCGTGACTTATCACAAAATTCGCGTATGGATTATACCAAAGAGCCAGCCTGCCTCGCGCGGGCACGCAGAACGAAGGGAACCGATATGGCTGACGTAAACCGGGGCAACCGGCCGCTTTCACCCCACATAAGCATCTACAAACCACAGCTTACCTCGATCACGTCGATCCTGACGCGGATTACCGGCAACGCGATGCTGGTCAGCGCGATCCTGATCGTCTGGTGGTTTCTGGCCGCCGCATCCTCGCCCGAATACTTCGCCATTGCTGACGGTGTGCTGACCAGCTGGTTTGGCAAGATTGTCATGCTGCTGTCGATCTGGGGCCTGTGGTATCACACGCTGGCCGGGGTGCGGCACCTGATCTGGGACAACGCCATGGGGCTGGACCTGCCGACGGCCTACAAGCTGGGCTACGGCGTTATCGGCGGGTCAGTTGTGCTGACCATCCTGACCATCATCATTCTGTAAGGGGATCACCATGCGTTATCTGACAGACCGCAAACGCGCATCGGGCATGGGGGCCGCCAATTCGGGCGTGCATCACTTCTGGATGATGAAGGTGACCT harbors:
- a CDS encoding DUF1737 domain-containing protein gives rise to the protein MLAYRLLTAEDTSAFCHKVTRALSKGWVLYGDPSYAFDAANGVMRCAQAVTKETPGDYDPDVKLGDL
- a CDS encoding MaoC family dehydratase translates to MAKTNPGRFFEDYRVGETLIHAVPRTVKMGERALYHMLYPARHALYSSDVFAQSCGLPFSPLEELIGFHVVFGKTVPDVSLNAVANLGYAQGRFVTPVWPGDTLRAVSEVIGVKENSNGKTGVIYVRTRGLNQHDELLVDYVRWVMVRKRDLSAPAPATVVPDLAAAVEAADLVVPRGLDFSRYDFALAGEPHRWGDYAVGERIDHVDGVTVEQAEHMQATRLWQNTAKVHFDATARPDGQRLVYGGHVISLARALSFNGLANAQMIVAINAGAHANPCFAGDTVRAWSEVLDRADTAAPGVGALRLRLVATKGDAPPFALRDEAGKYRPEVLLDLDYWALIPM
- the sdhC gene encoding succinate dehydrogenase, cytochrome b556 subunit; this translates as MADVNRGNRPLSPHISIYKPQLTSITSILTRITGNAMLVSAILIVWWFLAAASSPEYFAIADGVLTSWFGKIVMLLSIWGLWYHTLAGVRHLIWDNAMGLDLPTAYKLGYGVIGGSVVLTILTIIIL